Within the Flavobacteriales bacterium genome, the region AGGTTGTATTCTTTGGGGTTCCTGGTGGCGAACACAATGTCGAGGATATAGTTCTCGATCTTTTCATCCATGTACACTTCCTTCACCACTTCCCTGGCCTTGAGAATGGACTCGGGGCTGACTACCGGTGTTGTGGAAGGTTTCACATGGGAAAGGTTCTGGCGAATGATTTTTCTTTCTTCTTCCTTGGCCGGGTACCGAATGATGATCTTCAGCATGAACCTGTCAACCTGCGCTTCCGGAAGGGGGTAAGTACCTTCCTGTTCGATCGGGTTCTGCGTCGCAAGCACCAGGAAGGGTTCCGGCAACGGATAGGTTTGATCGCCGATGGTCACCTGGTGTTCCTGCATGGCTTCCAGCAATGCGCTTTGCACTTTGGCAGGGGCACGGTTGATCTCATCTGCCAGGATCAGGTTGGCGAAGATGGGACCTTTTCGCGGAATGAACTCTTCCTTTTTCTGGTTGTAGATCATCGTGCCCAGCAGGTCGGCCGGCAGCAGGTCAGGTGTGAACTGGATGCGGCTGAAGTCGGCATGGATGGATGATGCAAGCGATTTGATGGCAAGGGTTTTGGCCAGACCGGGTACGCCTTCAAGCAGGACGTGTCCGTTGGATAGAAGTCCGATCAGCAGTCGCTCGACCATGTACTTCTGTCCGACAATCACCTTGTCGAGCTCCATCAGCAGGAGTTCGATAAATGCGCTTTCCTTTTCGATTTTTTCATTGAGGGCCCGAATGTCGGTACCCCCTTGTTGTGATGGCTCGGCTGCCGTCATGTGTGATGCTTCTTCCATGATTTACCGGATTTGGAGGTTAGCAAAAGTATAAAATGATGAACACAACATTCAACCCAATCCATGTGCAGTTGCTGTTAAAATTTGTTAAGGCCCAGACGGGTTTTCTATCTTTGCGGTCGCTATGACAGCAGGGATGCGCAGGTATTTTATTCGCTTGGCCTATGACGGCAAGCCCTTTCACGGTTGGCAAAGCCAGGACAATGCGGTCTCCGTTCAGCAATTACTTGAGGAACGGTTCTCGGCGGTAACCGGCATACAGGTAGCCATCACAGGATGCGGCCGAACCGATACCGGTGTGCATGCCACGGATTATTTCGCACATGCCGATTTGCCGTCAGCCCTGGCGGATCACCCAGAATTTGTTTTGAGGATGAACGGCTTTCTTCCATCGTCCGTTGTGATCCGCGCCATTTACCCGATGAAACCGGATGCACATGCTCGCTTTGATGCCGTTTCACGTTCTTATGAATACAGGATCGTGCGTGCAAGAGATCCGTTCAGGGTGGGGCGTGCTTGGTATCTGTATGGAGAACTGGATCTGTTCGCCATGGAGCAGGCAGCTGCGATGCTTGTGGGAGAAAAGGACTTTGCCAGTTTCTGTAAAGCGGGCGGAAACCAGAAGTCGACCCGATGTACGGTTACTGCGGCGGTTTGGGAAGAAAATGAAGGTGAATGGGTTTTCCATATATCTGCCAATCGTTTCCTGCGCAACATGGTTAGAGCTGTTGTTGGTAGCCTGGTTGAAGT harbors:
- the truA gene encoding tRNA pseudouridine(38-40) synthase TruA, translating into MRRYFIRLAYDGKPFHGWQSQDNAVSVQQLLEERFSAVTGIQVAITGCGRTDTGVHATDYFAHADLPSALADHPEFVLRMNGFLPSSVVIRAIYPMKPDAHARFDAVSRSYEYRIVRARDPFRVGRAWYLYGELDLFAMEQAAAMLVGEKDFASFCKAGGNQKSTRCTVTAAVWEENEGEWVFHISANRFLRNMVRAVVGSLVEVGQGKMTLNGFAEMLDAGDRSLAGQSAPACGLYLTQVIYPSVLFADDLAHEPFVEKKAEVKV
- a CDS encoding MoxR family ATPase encodes the protein MEEASHMTAAEPSQQGGTDIRALNEKIEKESAFIELLLMELDKVIVGQKYMVERLLIGLLSNGHVLLEGVPGLAKTLAIKSLASSIHADFSRIQFTPDLLPADLLGTMIYNQKKEEFIPRKGPIFANLILADEINRAPAKVQSALLEAMQEHQVTIGDQTYPLPEPFLVLATQNPIEQEGTYPLPEAQVDRFMLKIIIRYPAKEEERKIIRQNLSHVKPSTTPVVSPESILKAREVVKEVYMDEKIENYILDIVFATRNPKEYNLERFAPLINYGASPRASINLAMAAKAYAFIKRRGYVIPEDVRAVCPDVMRHRIGLTYEAEAENITTEDIITDILNTVEVP